The DNA region TCGTCGCGCGAGAAGTTGTCGCCGTCACCGGCCTTGACGACGAGGTGGACCGTCAGCGCCTTGTCGTGTTCGGGCAGTTCGAGCTTCTTGTGGAACTCCTCGCCGAAGGTCTCGGTCGGCAGAAGGTCCTTGCCGTCGACAGTGATGGTCACCCGGTTGGTGACGTTGCTGTTGTAGGCGGTCAGGTCGAGGCTCACCTCGGAACAGGTCACCGCCCAGGTGGGGGTGTGAGCTGTGGCCGGGCCGGCGGAGAGCACCACGCCGGTCAGGCCGACAACCGCGGCGGCCGCGAGCGTTCCCGCGGCGCGCAACGATCTCCTGGGTATGGTCATGGATTC from Streptomyces sp. NBC_01591 includes:
- a CDS encoding LAETG motif-containing sortase-dependent surface protein — protein: MTIPRRSLRAAGTLAAAAVVGLTGVVLSAGPATAHTPTWAVTCSEVSLDLTAYNSNVTNRVTITVDGKDLLPTETFGEEFHKKLELPEHDKALTVHLVVKAGDGDNFSRDETKTAPVCEDATPSPAPSEGTPSTAPSTGAPIASATPSEVPSASAPGAVSPSPSSPDLAETGSSSATPVIAGAAVAVLLAGGGIMWAVRKRRTAQH